Proteins co-encoded in one Zalophus californianus isolate mZalCal1 chromosome 9, mZalCal1.pri.v2, whole genome shotgun sequence genomic window:
- the SLC25A17 gene encoding peroxisomal membrane protein PMP34 isoform X2, which translates to MTVFFPLDTARLRLQVDEKRKSKTTHMVLLEIIKEEGLLAPYRGWFPVISSLCCSNFVYFYTFNSLKAVWVKGQRSTTGKDLVVGFVAGVVNVLLTTPLWVVNTRLKLQGAKFRNEDIVPTNYKGIIDAFHQIIRDEGIMALWNGTFPSLLLVFNPAIQFMFYEGLKRQLLKKRAKLSSLDVFIIGAISKAIATTVTYPLQTVQSILRFGRHRLNPENRTLGSLRNVLYLLHQRVKRFGIMGLYKGLEAKLLQTVLTAALMFLVYEKLTAATFTVMGLKSARKH; encoded by the exons ATGACAGTATTTTTTCCCTTGGATACAGCTCGACTCCGACTTCAAG TTGATGAGAAAAGAAAGTCCAAAACTACACACATGGTGCTCCTCGAGATCATTAAGGAAGAAGGCCT CCTGGCACCATATCGAGGGTGGTTTCCAGTTATCTCCAGTCTCTGCTGCTCCAATTTTGTCTATTTCTACACTTTTAATAGTCTCAAAGCAGTCTGGGTCAAAGGTCAACGCTCTACTACTGGAAAAGATCTAGTAGTTGGATTTGTTGCAG gagtGGTGAATGTGTTGCTAACAACTCCACTCTGGGTGGTAAACACCAGACTGAAGCTGCAAGGGGCAAAATTTAGGAATGAAGACATTGTACCAACCAACTACAAAGGTATTATTG ATGCTTTTCACCAGATCATTCGAGATGAAGGAATCATGGCTTTATGGAATGGCACATTTCCTTCCTTGCTGTTGGTCTTCAATCCTGCCATCCAGTTCATGTTCTATGAAGGTTTAAAAAGGCAGCTTCTAAAGAAACGAGCGAAG ctttcttctttgGATGTGTTCATCATTGGCGCAATATCCAAAGCAATTGCTACCACCGTCACCTATCCTCTGCAGACGGTACAGTCAATTCTGAGG ttTGGACGTCACAGACTAAACCCAGAAAACAGAACACTGGGGAGTCTTCGGAATGTTCTCTATCTTCTTCACCAACGAGTAAA GCGTTTTGGAATCATGGGACTCTACAAAGGCCTTGAAGCCAAACTGCTACAGACAGTCCTCACTGCTGCTCTCATGTTCCTGGTTTATGAGAAACTGACGGCTGCTACCTTCACAGTTATGGGACTGAAGAGTGCCCGCAAGCACTGA
- the SLC25A17 gene encoding peroxisomal membrane protein PMP34 isoform X1, protein MPSVLSYESLVHAVAGAVGSVTAMTVFFPLDTARLRLQVDEKRKSKTTHMVLLEIIKEEGLLAPYRGWFPVISSLCCSNFVYFYTFNSLKAVWVKGQRSTTGKDLVVGFVAGVVNVLLTTPLWVVNTRLKLQGAKFRNEDIVPTNYKGIIDAFHQIIRDEGIMALWNGTFPSLLLVFNPAIQFMFYEGLKRQLLKKRAKLSSLDVFIIGAISKAIATTVTYPLQTVQSILRFGRHRLNPENRTLGSLRNVLYLLHQRVKRFGIMGLYKGLEAKLLQTVLTAALMFLVYEKLTAATFTVMGLKSARKH, encoded by the exons GGAAGCGTGACAGCAATGACAGTATTTTTTCCCTTGGATACAGCTCGACTCCGACTTCAAG TTGATGAGAAAAGAAAGTCCAAAACTACACACATGGTGCTCCTCGAGATCATTAAGGAAGAAGGCCT CCTGGCACCATATCGAGGGTGGTTTCCAGTTATCTCCAGTCTCTGCTGCTCCAATTTTGTCTATTTCTACACTTTTAATAGTCTCAAAGCAGTCTGGGTCAAAGGTCAACGCTCTACTACTGGAAAAGATCTAGTAGTTGGATTTGTTGCAG gagtGGTGAATGTGTTGCTAACAACTCCACTCTGGGTGGTAAACACCAGACTGAAGCTGCAAGGGGCAAAATTTAGGAATGAAGACATTGTACCAACCAACTACAAAGGTATTATTG ATGCTTTTCACCAGATCATTCGAGATGAAGGAATCATGGCTTTATGGAATGGCACATTTCCTTCCTTGCTGTTGGTCTTCAATCCTGCCATCCAGTTCATGTTCTATGAAGGTTTAAAAAGGCAGCTTCTAAAGAAACGAGCGAAG ctttcttctttgGATGTGTTCATCATTGGCGCAATATCCAAAGCAATTGCTACCACCGTCACCTATCCTCTGCAGACGGTACAGTCAATTCTGAGG ttTGGACGTCACAGACTAAACCCAGAAAACAGAACACTGGGGAGTCTTCGGAATGTTCTCTATCTTCTTCACCAACGAGTAAA GCGTTTTGGAATCATGGGACTCTACAAAGGCCTTGAAGCCAAACTGCTACAGACAGTCCTCACTGCTGCTCTCATGTTCCTGGTTTATGAGAAACTGACGGCTGCTACCTTCACAGTTATGGGACTGAAGAGTGCCCGCAAGCACTGA